Proteins encoded by one window of Vibrio algicola:
- a CDS encoding 3-deoxy-7-phosphoheptulonate synthase, with product MTQVQTDELRTQALGPMPTPLELTQAHPLCDSVAEHIDNSRRQIEAILAGNDPRLLVVVGPCSVHDTEAALDYGQRLNELQAQYKDQLLIVMRTYFEKPRTIIGWKGLISDPNLDGSYALEAGLNKARKLLLDINTLGLATATEFLDMVTGQYISDLISWGAIGARTTESQIHREMASALSCPVGFKNGTNGNVKISTDAIRAAQSSHYFCSPDKNGRMTVYRTAGNPHGHAILRGGDTGPNFDAESVAQACQQLADVELTPRLIVDFSHANCQKQHRKQLDVAQDICQQIESGSTYIAGIMAESFIEEGNQPMTDLDNLTYGQSITDPCLSWDDTVTMLDMLAASIKKTVVK from the coding sequence ATGACACAAGTACAAACAGACGAACTAAGAACTCAAGCACTCGGCCCAATGCCGACCCCATTAGAATTAACTCAAGCACACCCATTGTGCGACTCTGTTGCCGAGCATATCGATAATTCTCGCCGTCAGATCGAAGCGATCCTTGCGGGGAATGACCCTCGTTTATTAGTGGTCGTGGGCCCATGCTCAGTACACGACACTGAAGCTGCGCTGGATTACGGGCAACGCTTAAATGAGCTGCAAGCACAATATAAAGATCAATTGTTGATTGTCATGCGTACCTATTTTGAAAAGCCACGCACTATCATTGGCTGGAAAGGTTTAATTTCTGATCCCAATCTTGATGGCAGTTACGCTTTAGAAGCGGGTTTAAATAAAGCGCGTAAATTGCTATTGGATATCAATACTCTTGGCCTTGCTACCGCGACTGAATTTTTAGATATGGTCACCGGTCAATATATCTCTGATTTGATATCTTGGGGAGCCATTGGCGCTCGCACGACTGAATCGCAAATTCACCGTGAAATGGCCTCAGCGTTATCTTGCCCTGTTGGGTTTAAAAACGGTACTAACGGTAATGTGAAAATTTCAACCGATGCCATTCGCGCCGCGCAATCCTCACATTATTTTTGCTCACCCGATAAAAATGGTCGTATGACAGTTTACCGCACCGCGGGCAACCCACATGGTCATGCCATTTTACGCGGAGGTGATACCGGCCCTAACTTTGATGCCGAGTCGGTAGCACAAGCTTGTCAGCAATTGGCCGATGTTGAATTAACGCCGCGTTTGATTGTCGATTTTAGCCATGCCAACTGTCAAAAACAGCATCGTAAACAATTGGATGTTGCCCAAGATATTTGCCAACAAATTGAAAGTGGTTCGACTTACATTGCCGGTATTATGGCGGAAAGCTTTATTGAAGAAGGCAATCAACCAATGACGGATCTCGATAACCTCACTTATGGTCAATCGATTACCGATCCATGCTTAAGCTGGGATGACACGGTAACCATGTTAGATATGCTCGCCGCTTCAATCAAAAAGACAGTTGTAAAATAA